A window from Malania oleifera isolate guangnan ecotype guangnan chromosome 7, ASM2987363v1, whole genome shotgun sequence encodes these proteins:
- the LOC131160806 gene encoding uncharacterized protein LOC131160806, which produces MRQFTGGKKLLRPAVTRFATTFITLRSIHLQKNNLRKMFTSENWNTTKWAKEAAGEKAATIVLMPTFWSTIVYALKLTGPLVRVLRLVDGEKKPAMGYIYEAMDRAKEAIAKAFGEREDKFKEAFEIIDTRWGCQLHQPLHAAAHYLNPEFFYSNPNILQDEEIMTGLYKCIGRLLPTIEMQDKVSNELEKYNAAGGIFGISLAVRQRKTKAPAQWWMAYGSTTPNLQKFAVKILSLTCSATGCERNWSIFQHLHSKRRNRLSQQRLNDLVFVKYNRTLRRRYDKRDTIDPILLKGIDDSNEWLIGRMNGDSDEDDELVFEDDNLTWDSVARAARLNNPPHHTRSRISTNMPSSSKGRGRASSSSATSARCRTTMLELVHSTREIEQIAIS; this is translated from the exons ATGAGACAGTTCACTGGAGGAAAGAAGTTACTAAGAcctgcagttacaagatttgcaactaCGTTCATCACCCTTCGTTCAATCCATcttcaaaagaacaacttgaggaagatgtttacttctgaaaattggaatactactaaatgggcaaaggaggcAGCTGGCGAAAAAGCAGCCactattgttttgatgcctactttttggagtaccatcgtctatgctcttaagttaacaggtccacttgttcgtgtactccgtttggttgatggggaaaagaagcctgcaatgggatatatttatgaagcaatggatagagctaaggaagccatagctaaggcttttggtgagagagaggataaattcaaggaggcatttgaaattattgatacgaggtggggatgccaactccatcaaccgttgcatgcagctgcacactacttgaatcctgaatttttctattcaaaccccaacattttgcaagatgaagaaattatgacgggtttgtacaaatgtattggaaggttactgccaactattgaaatgcaagataaagtttcaaatgagttggaaaaatacaatgCCGCTGGTGGCATCTTTGGAATTAGTTtggcagtgagacaaaggaagacaaaagcaccag cgcaatggtggatggcatatggatcaacaactccaaacttgcaaaagtttgctgtgaaaattcttagcctcacgtgtagtgctaccggctgcgaaagaaattggagcatattccaacat cttcatagcaaaaggagaaataggctatcccagcaacgcttgaatgatttggtatttgtgaaatataatcgaactctgaggcgtcgatacgacaaacgtgacaccattgatcccatcctcctaaagggcattgatgatagtaatgagtggttgattggtaggatgaatggtgattctgatgaggatgatgaacttgtgtttgaagatgataatttgacttgggattctgttgctagagctgctagactaaataaccccccgcatcacactagatcaagaataagtacaaatATGCCATCATCGTCTAAAGGAAGAGGAAGGGCTTCATCTAGTAGTGCAACCAGTGCTAGGTGTcggaccacaatgttggaactt GTTCACTCCACACGTGAAATTGAACAGATTGCTATATCATGA